One segment of Panicum virgatum strain AP13 chromosome 1K, P.virgatum_v5, whole genome shotgun sequence DNA contains the following:
- the LOC120654296 gene encoding very-long-chain aldehyde decarbonylase GL1-11-like, producing the protein MYNKKSNNSAYQNRCVLRLKDFIFYWGHRALHTKWVYKHVHGVHHEYATPFGLTSEYAHPAEILFLGFATVVSPALTGSQWLPVWELFEKHRLQTSWPTRSPSKCSSTRSGLN; encoded by the exons ATGTATAAT AAGAAGAGCAACAACTCTGCTTATCAAAACAGATGCGTCCTGCGTCTCAAAGATTTTATATTCTATTGGGGGCACCGGGCACTGCACACCAAATGGGTATACAAGCATGTCCACGGTGTCCACCACGA ATATGCCACACCCTTTGGGTTAACTTCTGAATATGCCCACCCAGCTGAAATTTTGTTCCTGGGATTCGCCACAGTTGTTAGTCCTGCTCTTACTGGCTCACAGTGGCTACCAGTCTGGGAACTATTTGAAAAGCATCGTTTACAGACAAGTTGGCCAACAAGGAGTCCCTCAAAGTGTTCATCTACGCGATCAGGTCTGAACTAA
- the LOC120701923 gene encoding uncharacterized protein LOC120701923: MSSMNLENDELTCALRRKEHPGRTRGTGLVPWAVSFEQDKGTYRSRSRKRAEQESEWQEILDTMRAELTEHSDKLRAEFEEKLSRLPVAQDQAAPPFTSPTGIRSSCGSTVLPEEQQLGTYPVDEITHPTPCKLYVQDKIFKNKVATGQAWPGNDVIMHGNGLPLGYAKRVELRTSELLLSDIVSLQEELAGFIVDHVANQDAEFCVI; the protein is encoded by the exons ATGAGCTCGATGAACTTGGAGAATGACGAGCTGACCTGCGCCTTGCGAAGAAAAGAGCACCCGGGTCGTACACGAGGCACCGGATTGGTTCCATGGGCTGTTTCTTTTGAACAGGATAAAGGTACATATAGAAGTCGGTCGAGGAAAAGGGCCGAACAAGAGTCAGAGTGGCAGGAAATCCTTGATACTATGcgtgcggaactaactgaacaTAGCGACAAGTTACGAGCGGAGTTTGAGGAGAAATTGAGCAGACTTCCTGTTGCACAAGATCAAGCTGCCCCTCCATTCACGAGTCCGACGGGGATTCGTAGTAGCTGTGGAAGCACCGTGCTTCCTGAAGAACAACAACTTGGCACTTATCCTGTGGATGAAATCACTCACCCAACACCTTGCAAACTATATGTCCAGGATAAGATCTTTAAGAACAAGGTGGCAACTGGTCAAGCTTGGCCTGGGAATGATGTCATAATGCATGGTAATGGATTACCTTTAGGCTACGCCAAG CGTGTAGAACTTCGAACTTCAGAGTTGCTACTAAGTGACATTGTTTCACTTCAAGAGGAGCTTGCTGGCTTTATTGTTGACCATGTAGCGAATCAGGACGCAGAATTCTGTGTTATCTAG